Below is a genomic region from Streptomyces ferrugineus.
ACGGTCCTGTCGGGCTCGGCCCCGCTGTCGACCCGTCAGATGCTGCTGGTGAACCTGTTCACGGACCTCTTCCCGGCGATGGCGGTGGCGGTGACCCCGAAGGAGGCGGAGGAGGCGGCGGAGTCGGCGGAGTCGGGCGAAGGACCCGCGTCCGAGCCCGAAGCCACCGAACCCCTCGGCACCTCACTCCTCGGCGCCCCCCTGATCCGCAAGATCCGGCACCGCGCCCTGACCACCACCCTGGGAGCCACGTCCGCCTGGCTGTTCGGCCGCTTCACCCCGGGTACGGCCCGCCGCTCCACCACGATGGCGCTGTGCGCGGTCGTCGGCACCCAGCTCGCCCAGACCCTGGCCGACCGGCGGGGCAGCCCGCTGGTACGGGCCACCGCCTTCGGCTCCGCGGCCGCCCTCGCGGTGCTGGTCGAGACGCCCGGCGTCAGCCACCTCTTCGGCTGCACGCCGCTCGGCCCGGTCGCCTGGGCGGGCGTGGCCGCGTCGATCGCCATCGCGGTGGCCGGCCAGCGTGCCGTGCCGCATCTGGAACGGACGGTTCTGCGGCATCTGCCGACGGGCCCGCGGTGACCGGTGACGCGTCGGCGATCACACCGACCGGTGGTACTGGTCCGGCACGTGCACGTCGCCGCCCAGCTCCCGGGCCGCATGCCGCGCCCACGACGGGTTGCGCAGCAGTTCGCGGCCGAGCAGCACCGCGTCCGCCTCGCCGTTCGCGAGGATCTTCTCGGCCTGTTCGGCTTCGGTGATCAGCCCCACCGCGGCGACCGGCAGCGACGTCTCGGCCTTCACTCGCGCGGCGAACGGCACCTGATAGCCCGGCCCGACGGGGATGCGGACGCCGGAGGCGTTGCCGCCGGTGGACACGTCGAGCAGGTCGATGCCATGGGCCTCGAGGTCGGCCGCGAAGCGGACCGTGTCGTCGGCCGTCCAGCCGTCCTGCTCCAGCCAGTCCGTCGCCGAGATACGGAAGAACAGCGGCTTGTCGTCCGGCCACACCTCGCGCACGGCGTCCACGACCTGGAGGGCGAAGCGGGTGCGGTTCTCGTAGGAGCCGCCGTATGCGTCGGTGCGGTGGTTGGAGTACGGCGAGAGGAACTCGTTGATCAGATAGCCGTGGGCGCCATGGATCTCGGCGATCTCGAAGCCGGCGGCGAGTGCCCGGCGCGCGGCGTCCGCGAACTGCCCCACGATCTCCTGGATCTCGGCGACCGTCAGCTCGTGCGGCACGGGGTGCCCGTCGGCGAACGCGATCGCGCTGGGCGCCACCGGCCGCCAGCCGTACGCGTCCGGTCCGAGCGGCGCACCGCCCTTCCACGGCCGGTCGGTCGACGCCTTGCGCCCGGCGTGGGCGAGCTGGATCGCCGGCACCGTGCCCTGCGACTTGAGGAACCGGGTGATCCGGCGGAACGCGGCGACCTGGGTGTCGTTCCAGATGCCCAGGTCCCACGGCGTGATCCGGCCCTCGGGGCTGACCCCGGTGGCCTCGACGACGATCAGCCCCGTGCCGCCGGCCGCGCGGGCCGCGTAGTGCGCGAAGTGCCAGTCGTCGGGGGCGCCCGTGTCGGGGCCTTCCGGTGCGGCCGAGTACTGGCACATCGGGGGCATCCACACCCGGTTGGGGATCGTCACATCACGCAGGGTGCGGGGCTCGAAGAGCGCGCTCACGGCGGACTCCATTCATCGCGGGGACCAGCGGTCGACTCGTACGATAACCATCGTAGTACGAGAAGTGTCAAACTACGAGAGGTCTCGTACAATGAGGGAACCCGAGTGAAGTGGAGCCGCCGTGACCAGCCCCGCTGTCAGCAGCCGAGACCTCCCGCACCCGGCGCGCGAGGAGATCCGCCTGGAAGGCGTGCTGCACGCGCTGTCCGACCCGCTGCGGTTGCAGATCGTGCGGGAGCTCGCCGCGGTCGACGACGAGCTGTCCTGTTCGCACTTCGACCTGCCCGTCACCAAGTCCACCACCACGCACCACTTCCGGGTGCTGCGCGAGAGCGGGGTGATCCGGCAGATCTACCGGGGCACGGCCAAGATGAACGGCCTGCGCAGGGACGACCTAGACGGTCTCTTCCCGGGACTTCTCGACGCCCTCCTCGCCTCCGCCGCCCGCCAGGCCGTCCGCCTCGGCGCCTGAACCGGCCCTCGCGGGCAGGTGGTTGAAGAGCAGGTTCAGCACGATCGCGGTGAGGCAGCCCGCGCTGATGCCACTGTTCATCACCGTCTGGAACCAGTCCGGGAACTTCTCGTAGATCGTCGGCACGCCGACCGGCAGCATGCCCACGGCCACGGAGACGGCCACCACCGTCAGGTTGTCGTTGCCCTTGAAGTCCACCCCGGCCAGTGTCCTGAGGCCGCTGGCGGCGACCGTCCCGAACATCACCAGGCCCGCGCCGCCCAGCACCGGCGCCGGTATCGCCGCCACCACCGCGCCCAGCTTGGGCAGCAGGCCCAGCAGTACGAGGATGCCGCCCGCGGTGGCCACCACCCACCGGCTGCGCACGCGGGTCATGCCGACCAGTCCCACGTTCTGGGCGTACGCCGTGTAGGGGAAGGTGTTGAAGACACCGCCCAGCACCGTCGACAGGCCGTCGGCGCGCAGGCCGTCGGCGAGGGAGCGCGGCTCGACCCTGCGGTCCGTCATCTCGCCGACCGCGATCAGGTCACCGGTGGTCTCGGTCATCGTCACCAACGCGACCACCAGCATCGACACGATCGCCGAGAACTCGAAGGTGGGCGCCCCGAAGTGGAACGGCGTGCTGATCCCGAGCCAGTCGGCCTCGCCCACACCGCCGAAGTCCGTGAACCCGAACGGAACCGCGACCGCGAGCCCGACCGCTATGCCGATCAGCACGGCGACCCGGCTCAGATACGCCGGCGCGAACCGCTGCACACCGAGCACCACCGCGAGGACGAACCCGGCCAGCGCGAGGTTCTCGGGCTCCCCGAAGTCCGCCGAACCGACGCCGCCGGCCGCCCAGTTGCCCGCGACCGGCAGCAGGGACAGCCCGATGATCAGGATCACGGTGCCCGTGACGAGGGGCGGGAAGAAGCGCAGGAGCCTGCCGAAGACGGGTGCCAGCAGGACGATCGCCAGCCCCGCGACGATGACCGAGCCGTAGATCGCGGGCAGGCCCCCGCCCGTCGTGCCGATCAGCACCATCGGGGAGACCGCGGCGAAGGTGCAGCCCTGCATGATGGGCAGCCGCACGCCGAAGCGCCAGAAGCCGACGCACTGGATCAGGGTCGCGATACCGCACACCAGCAGGTCGGCGGTGATCAGATACGCCAGGTCCGCGGGCGGAAGTCGCATCGCGCCGCCGACGATCAGAGGGACGGCCACGGCGCCGGCGTACATCGCCAGCACGTGCTGGAGACCGAAGGCGGCCAAGTGGCGGGCGGGGGGAACTTCGTCGACG
It encodes:
- a CDS encoding NADH:flavin oxidoreductase/NADH oxidase, encoding MSALFEPRTLRDVTIPNRVWMPPMCQYSAAPEGPDTGAPDDWHFAHYAARAAGGTGLIVVEATGVSPEGRITPWDLGIWNDTQVAAFRRITRFLKSQGTVPAIQLAHAGRKASTDRPWKGGAPLGPDAYGWRPVAPSAIAFADGHPVPHELTVAEIQEIVGQFADAARRALAAGFEIAEIHGAHGYLINEFLSPYSNHRTDAYGGSYENRTRFALQVVDAVREVWPDDKPLFFRISATDWLEQDGWTADDTVRFAADLEAHGIDLLDVSTGGNASGVRIPVGPGYQVPFAARVKAETSLPVAAVGLITEAEQAEKILANGEADAVLLGRELLRNPSWARHAARELGGDVHVPDQYHRSV
- a CDS encoding ArsR/SmtB family transcription factor — its product is MTSPAVSSRDLPHPAREEIRLEGVLHALSDPLRLQIVRELAAVDDELSCSHFDLPVTKSTTTHHFRVLRESGVIRQIYRGTAKMNGLRRDDLDGLFPGLLDALLASAARQAVRLGA
- a CDS encoding nucleobase:cation symporter-2 family protein; this encodes MTSTLHPVDEVPPARHLAAFGLQHVLAMYAGAVAVPLIVGGAMRLPPADLAYLITADLLVCGIATLIQCVGFWRFGVRLPIMQGCTFAAVSPMVLIGTTGGGLPAIYGSVIVAGLAIVLLAPVFGRLLRFFPPLVTGTVILIIGLSLLPVAGNWAAGGVGSADFGEPENLALAGFVLAVVLGVQRFAPAYLSRVAVLIGIAVGLAVAVPFGFTDFGGVGEADWLGISTPFHFGAPTFEFSAIVSMLVVALVTMTETTGDLIAVGEMTDRRVEPRSLADGLRADGLSTVLGGVFNTFPYTAYAQNVGLVGMTRVRSRWVVATAGGILVLLGLLPKLGAVVAAIPAPVLGGAGLVMFGTVAASGLRTLAGVDFKGNDNLTVVAVSVAVGMLPVGVPTIYEKFPDWFQTVMNSGISAGCLTAIVLNLLFNHLPARAGSGAEADGLAGGGGEEGVEKSREETV